The Lactuca sativa cultivar Salinas chromosome 2, Lsat_Salinas_v11, whole genome shotgun sequence genome includes a window with the following:
- the LOC111876710 gene encoding LOB domain-containing protein 36 isoform X1: MTPFTSSCETMYAVVKVKEKMSSNSPCAACKFLRRKCTQECVFAPYFPPDQPQKFANVHKVFGASNVAKILNELSATQREDAVNSLAYEADARLRDPVYGCVGLISILQHRLRQVQIDLENAKRELANYIGPSAMLPILNQGFIQQSALPYNMQPEPVLGLTGPRSFREVQQILQDHQQQIGVTNGERGHPEVIRNYDQQRSSGDHLGFSGGFDAVSAASGQVSGGEFSHMTTAAAMTPSLSLGGSYDNNIYQIQHQPQHNLHRQLLLHRQPLPPQGAE; this comes from the exons ATGACGCCGTTTACGTCCAG TTGTGAAACTATGTATGCAGTTGTGAAGGTAAAGGAGAAAATGTCTTCGAATTCACCATGTGCAGCTTGCAAGTTTTTGCGTCGTAAATGCACACAAGAATGCGTTTTCGCACCCTATTTTCCACCGGATCAGCCTCAGAAATTCGCCAACGTACACAAAGTCTTCGGAGCAAGCAACGTCGCAAAAATCCTCAACGAGCTCAGCGCCACCCAACGAGAAGACGCCGTTAACTCCTTGGCCTATGAAGCCGACGCCCGCCTGCGTGATCCGGTTTACGGCTGTGTCGGATTAATCTCGATTCTTCAACACCGGCTACGACAAGTCCAGATCGATTTGGAAAACGCTAAACGGGAATTAGCTAATTACATCGGACCTTCGGCtatgcttccgattttgaatcAAGGGTTTATTCAACAGTCGGCTTTACCTTACAACATGCAGCCAGAGCCGGTTTTGGGGTTGACCGGACCGAGGAGTTTCCGGGAAGTTCAGCAGATTCTTCAGGATCATCAGCAACAGATTGGGGTAACTAACGGTGAGAGAGGACATCCGGAGGTGATAAGAAACTACGATCAGCAGCGGTCGTCGGGTGATCATTTGGGATTTTCCGGTGGGTTTGATGCGGTTTCAGCAGCGTCTGGGCAGGTGAGCGGCGGCGAGTTCAGCCACATGACCACCGCCGCAGCCATGACGCCGTCTTTATCACTTGGTGGCTCTTATGATAATAATATATATCAGATTCAACACCAGCCACAGCACAACCTTCACCGGCAACTGTTGCTCCACCGACAACCGCTGCCACCGCAAGGAGCCGAGTAA
- the LOC111876710 gene encoding LOB domain-containing protein 36 isoform X2 produces MYAVVKVKEKMSSNSPCAACKFLRRKCTQECVFAPYFPPDQPQKFANVHKVFGASNVAKILNELSATQREDAVNSLAYEADARLRDPVYGCVGLISILQHRLRQVQIDLENAKRELANYIGPSAMLPILNQGFIQQSALPYNMQPEPVLGLTGPRSFREVQQILQDHQQQIGVTNGERGHPEVIRNYDQQRSSGDHLGFSGGFDAVSAASGQVSGGEFSHMTTAAAMTPSLSLGGSYDNNIYQIQHQPQHNLHRQLLLHRQPLPPQGAE; encoded by the coding sequence ATGTATGCAGTTGTGAAGGTAAAGGAGAAAATGTCTTCGAATTCACCATGTGCAGCTTGCAAGTTTTTGCGTCGTAAATGCACACAAGAATGCGTTTTCGCACCCTATTTTCCACCGGATCAGCCTCAGAAATTCGCCAACGTACACAAAGTCTTCGGAGCAAGCAACGTCGCAAAAATCCTCAACGAGCTCAGCGCCACCCAACGAGAAGACGCCGTTAACTCCTTGGCCTATGAAGCCGACGCCCGCCTGCGTGATCCGGTTTACGGCTGTGTCGGATTAATCTCGATTCTTCAACACCGGCTACGACAAGTCCAGATCGATTTGGAAAACGCTAAACGGGAATTAGCTAATTACATCGGACCTTCGGCtatgcttccgattttgaatcAAGGGTTTATTCAACAGTCGGCTTTACCTTACAACATGCAGCCAGAGCCGGTTTTGGGGTTGACCGGACCGAGGAGTTTCCGGGAAGTTCAGCAGATTCTTCAGGATCATCAGCAACAGATTGGGGTAACTAACGGTGAGAGAGGACATCCGGAGGTGATAAGAAACTACGATCAGCAGCGGTCGTCGGGTGATCATTTGGGATTTTCCGGTGGGTTTGATGCGGTTTCAGCAGCGTCTGGGCAGGTGAGCGGCGGCGAGTTCAGCCACATGACCACCGCCGCAGCCATGACGCCGTCTTTATCACTTGGTGGCTCTTATGATAATAATATATATCAGATTCAACACCAGCCACAGCACAACCTTCACCGGCAACTGTTGCTCCACCGACAACCGCTGCCACCGCAAGGAGCCGAGTAA